The following are encoded together in the Blautia obeum ATCC 29174 genome:
- a CDS encoding ABC transporter substrate-binding protein — protein sequence MKKGILTIAGMLLTVSLVSAGTTVPVLADEETTLVYGSGDYTRINPAMDEHGEINILIFNGLTAHDGDNQVVPGLAESWKFDDATNTYTFHMAEDAKWQDGEPVTADDVKFTIEAIMDPENGSENAPNYEDVEEINVVDDHTVEFKLEDKNVAFLDYMTMAVLPKHLLEGEDMQTSDFFRNPVGTGPYKIESWDEGQAITLAKNDDYFKGEPSIDKIVFKIVPDDNAKALQLKSGELDLALLTPKDAAAFAGDDAYTCYDMKTADYRGIMFNFGNEYWQKNRDLIPAVCYGLDRQAIIDAVILGQGMPAYGPLQRNTYNCEDVEHYDYNPEKSKEILEAAGCEMGDDGFYYRDGEKVGFVISVSAGDQVRIDMAQIAAQELREIGMDVSVEIPAQTDWAGQMAFLIGWGSPFDADDHTYKVFGTDKGANYSSYSNEEVDKYLTEARQSDDPEVRKEAYANFQKALAEDPAYAMICYIDANYVADSNIKGIDPDTIMGHHGVGIFWNVADWTIE from the coding sequence ATGAAAAAGGGGATTTTAACAATTGCCGGAATGCTTCTGACTGTATCACTGGTCAGCGCCGGAACCACAGTGCCTGTACTGGCAGATGAAGAAACAACACTGGTATACGGAAGCGGAGATTATACCAGAATCAACCCGGCCATGGACGAACATGGCGAGATCAATATTCTGATCTTTAATGGATTAACTGCACATGACGGAGACAATCAGGTAGTTCCGGGACTGGCAGAAAGCTGGAAATTTGATGATGCAACAAATACCTACACATTCCACATGGCAGAAGATGCTAAATGGCAGGATGGCGAACCTGTTACAGCAGACGATGTTAAATTTACGATCGAAGCTATCATGGATCCGGAAAATGGTTCTGAGAATGCACCAAACTACGAAGACGTAGAAGAGATCAACGTGGTTGATGACCATACAGTTGAATTCAAACTCGAGGACAAAAACGTTGCATTTCTTGACTATATGACAATGGCAGTTCTTCCTAAGCATCTGCTTGAGGGAGAGGATATGCAGACATCTGATTTCTTCCGTAACCCGGTTGGAACTGGCCCATACAAAATTGAATCCTGGGATGAAGGACAGGCTATCACACTTGCTAAAAATGATGATTACTTCAAAGGTGAGCCTTCTATCGATAAAATCGTATTTAAGATCGTACCAGATGACAATGCAAAAGCTCTTCAGTTAAAATCCGGAGAACTGGATCTGGCTCTTTTAACTCCAAAGGATGCAGCAGCTTTTGCCGGAGACGATGCTTATACATGTTATGATATGAAGACTGCTGATTATCGTGGAATCATGTTTAACTTTGGAAACGAATACTGGCAGAAAAACCGTGACCTGATCCCGGCAGTATGCTACGGACTTGACCGTCAGGCAATCATCGACGCAGTTATCCTGGGACAGGGAATGCCTGCTTATGGTCCTCTTCAGAGAAATACCTACAACTGTGAAGATGTTGAGCACTATGATTACAATCCGGAAAAATCAAAAGAAATCCTTGAAGCTGCCGGATGTGAAATGGGTGATGATGGATTCTACTACCGCGACGGCGAAAAAGTAGGTTTTGTGATCAGTGTAAGTGCCGGAGACCAGGTACGTATTGACATGGCTCAGATCGCAGCACAGGAACTGAGGGAAATCGGTATGGATGTATCTGTAGAAATCCCGGCACAGACAGACTGGGCAGGACAGATGGCATTCCTGATCGGATGGGGAAGCCCGTTTGATGCTGACGATCATACATATAAAGTATTCGGAACAGATAAGGGAGCAAACTACTCCAGCTACTCTAACGAGGAAGTTGACAAATATCTGACAGAAGCAAGACAGTCCGATGATCCGGAGGTTCGTAAAGAAGCTTATGCTAATTTCCAGAAAGCTCTTGCAGAGGATCCGGCTTATGCGATGATCTGCTATATTGATGCAAACTATGTTGCAGACAGCAATATTAAGGGGATCGATCCTGATACCATTATGGGACATCACGGAGTTGGTATTTTCTGGAATGTTGCAGACTGGACTATTGAATGA
- a CDS encoding carboxynorspermidine decarboxylase yields MEGLDKRAPFTATGGMIPPEFQNLKTPCYILDEKALIKNAKLLGEVSERTGCKMLLAQKAFSNYDCYRFFEPYLAGTEASGLFEARLGAEEMPGKEVHVFCAGYRADDFEELLQYADHIVFNSPSQLLRFGAKAKVAGKSVGLRINPECSTQEGHDIYDPCAPGSRMGTTRAQWDEAFQKNPELLDLLDGLHFHTLCEQDSDDLETTLVSVKKHFGDLASRVKWINFGGGHHITRPGYDIERLERCIRMVQEEWKAEVYLEPGEAWALNAGFLLTSVLDVLKNGETQIAIVDASAACHMPDVLEMPYLPPLLGTDETEEGGITVRLGGSTCLSGDVIGEYKFRQLPEYGDLLMFGDMAIYTTCKNNTFNGMSLPNIWLRHADNTMQQLTEFGYMDFKERLGSRE; encoded by the coding sequence ATGGAAGGGTTGGATAAAAGAGCTCCGTTTACAGCCACCGGCGGAATGATCCCGCCGGAATTCCAGAATCTAAAAACACCCTGCTACATCCTAGATGAAAAAGCACTCATAAAAAATGCAAAACTGCTCGGTGAAGTGTCTGAGCGAACAGGCTGTAAGATGCTCCTGGCACAGAAAGCATTCAGCAATTATGACTGCTATCGTTTTTTTGAGCCGTATCTTGCAGGTACGGAGGCCAGCGGACTGTTTGAGGCACGACTCGGAGCAGAGGAAATGCCGGGAAAAGAGGTTCATGTATTCTGTGCAGGCTACCGGGCCGATGATTTTGAAGAACTTCTTCAATATGCGGATCATATCGTGTTTAATTCACCATCGCAGCTCCTTCGTTTTGGTGCAAAGGCAAAAGTAGCAGGAAAGAGCGTCGGATTGCGGATCAATCCGGAATGTTCTACTCAGGAAGGACATGATATCTATGATCCCTGTGCTCCGGGAAGCCGTATGGGTACGACAAGAGCACAGTGGGATGAAGCATTTCAGAAAAATCCGGAACTTTTGGATTTACTCGATGGCCTTCACTTCCATACTCTCTGCGAGCAGGATTCCGATGATCTGGAGACAACTCTTGTTTCAGTAAAGAAGCATTTTGGTGATCTCGCTTCCAGAGTAAAGTGGATCAATTTTGGCGGCGGCCACCATATCACAAGACCAGGTTACGATATTGAAAGACTGGAACGTTGTATCCGGATGGTACAAGAGGAATGGAAGGCAGAGGTTTATCTTGAGCCCGGAGAAGCGTGGGCATTAAATGCAGGATTCTTGCTGACCAGCGTGTTGGATGTTCTGAAAAACGGAGAGACACAGATTGCAATCGTGGATGCCAGCGCAGCCTGTCACATGCCGGATGTACTGGAAATGCCTTATCTTCCGCCACTTTTGGGAACAGATGAGACAGAAGAGGGTGGAATCACTGTTCGCCTTGGAGGGTCGACCTGCCTGTCAGGAGATGTGATCGGAGAGTATAAATTCCGACAGCTTCCGGAATATGGAGATCTTCTGATGTTTGGAGACATGGCCATCTATACTACATGTAAAAATAACACCTTTAACGGAATGTCATTGCCGAATATCTGGCTCAGACATGCTGACAATACGATGCAGCAGCTTACAGAGTTTGGTTATATGGATTTTAAGGAAAGACTTGGAAGTCGTGAATAA
- a CDS encoding ABC transporter ATP-binding protein, producing the protein MEHLLEVKNLSVSIDGPSGEVQAVRDVSFSLKKGEVLAIVGESGCGKSVLCKSIMKLLPPRAKIKEGSIHVKGQDITCYREKEMQKLRGRIFSMIFQDPMTSLNPTIKIGKQIAEAVLIHNKNYTKEQVNQKVLELMELVGISHPKERYHQYPWQFSGGMRQRCVMAIALAADPDILFADEPTTALDVTIQAQILDLLREIQMKFGTATILVSHDLGVVARVADRVAVMYAGKIVEIGTAEEVYYDPQHPYTWGLMRSLPAFAKGKESLYTIPGMPPTLINPPKGDAFACRNEYALNIDYEEMPPMFKITDTHYAATWLLDPRAPQIKSPMGGQCSE; encoded by the coding sequence ATGGAACATTTATTAGAGGTCAAAAATCTTTCAGTCAGCATAGATGGTCCTTCGGGAGAGGTCCAGGCGGTAAGAGATGTCTCTTTTTCGTTAAAAAAGGGAGAAGTGCTGGCTATAGTTGGAGAATCCGGATGCGGAAAGAGTGTACTTTGCAAAAGTATCATGAAGCTTTTGCCGCCAAGGGCCAAGATAAAAGAGGGCAGTATCCATGTAAAGGGGCAGGATATTACCTGTTATCGGGAAAAAGAGATGCAGAAGCTTCGTGGAAGAATTTTTTCCATGATCTTTCAGGATCCTATGACTTCCCTGAATCCAACGATTAAAATTGGAAAACAGATTGCGGAAGCAGTGTTGATACATAATAAGAACTATACAAAAGAACAGGTAAACCAAAAGGTTCTGGAGCTTATGGAACTGGTTGGTATTTCGCATCCAAAGGAACGTTATCATCAGTATCCGTGGCAGTTCTCCGGCGGAATGCGTCAGAGATGCGTTATGGCGATTGCTCTGGCAGCAGATCCGGATATTTTATTCGCCGATGAGCCGACCACGGCACTGGATGTGACCATTCAGGCACAGATTCTGGATCTTCTGCGCGAAATCCAGATGAAGTTTGGAACAGCCACCATACTGGTATCCCATGATCTGGGAGTAGTTGCCCGTGTTGCGGACAGGGTAGCGGTAATGTATGCTGGCAAGATCGTGGAGATTGGCACAGCGGAGGAAGTCTATTATGATCCGCAGCATCCATATACCTGGGGCCTGATGAGATCACTTCCGGCATTTGCAAAAGGAAAAGAAAGCCTGTACACGATTCCTGGAATGCCGCCTACATTGATCAATCCACCTAAAGGGGATGCTTTTGCATGTCGAAATGAATATGCGCTGAACATTGATTATGAAGAAATGCCGCCTATGTTTAAGATCACAGACACGCATTATGCGGCAACCTGGCTGT